Genomic DNA from bacterium:
AGTCGCAGGCGATAGGAGCGATCGCCTTTCTTGCCCACCGTGCTCTCGATCCAGCCCACGAGCCGGCTCGACTCGCCGCGATCCCCACGGCGCACGAGACGCATCCTCGGCGGCTTGTCTTCCCGGGAAGGCTGCCCGGAGATGTCCGTCGGCGGCTCCGTTGCCGCTTCAAAAATGCGCTTGGAGGGTGCCGGTCCCGTCATCGCAAAGTGGTCTCCGGCGCCCAAGGTACCGGAGCGGCCACACCGCACCTACACCCGCGTGGGTGAGCGAGTGACCTACCCTCCGGGTCAGTCCGCATCCGGGGGAAAAAGGGGACAGGCACTCTTTTTCCGTCAGATCGGACCTCCGAACGGCGTCTATATCCATAATGGAGCCGCGAAGCTCAGTCAGACCCAGAGGAGCAGAAACAACTTGGCGAGACTAGCCAGAGTCGTTGCGCCCGGGCTGCCCTACCACGTGACTCATCGAGGGAACCGGTGCCAGGATGTGTTCTTCGACCCTCAGGATCGCCAGATCTACAAAGACTGGCTCGCACTGTACTCCCGCCGGTACGGCCTCGAGATCTGGGCCTATTGCCTGATGACGAATCACATACATCTGATCGTAGTGAATCGCAAAAACGACTCACTGGCGCGCACAGTCGGCTGCACTCATGGCCGCTTCGCTCAGCGGCAGAACCGGCTCAATGGATGGTCCGGACACCTTTGGGCCAATCGCTTCTTCTCCACGCCCCTCGACGAGGCGCATCTGTGGGCGGCGGCGAGGTACGTCGAGATGAACCCCGTCCGCGCCGGAATCAGTGCTGAGCCCGCCGCGTATAAATGGTCGAGTGCCAGAGCACACATCAGCGGCCGCCACGATGCGCTCCTTTCTCCGGCGCGGCCGTTCCCAGGTGAAGTCCCGGACTGGTCTCAATGGCTAACTGGCAATCTCGACGTCGAGAGAGTCGAGACCATTCGCAAGAACACCGCGACAGGACGTCCTTCGGGCTCGGCGTCGTTCACCTCGGAGCTC
This window encodes:
- a CDS encoding transposase; this translates as MARLARVVAPGLPYHVTHRGNRCQDVFFDPQDRQIYKDWLALYSRRYGLEIWAYCLMTNHIHLIVVNRKNDSLARTVGCTHGRFAQRQNRLNGWSGHLWANRFFSTPLDEAHLWAAARYVEMNPVRAGISAEPAAYKWSSARAHISGRHDALLSPARPFPGEVPDWSQWLTGNLDVERVETIRKNTATGRPSGSASFTSELERRLDRRLRPRRRGRKPKKKVGDLR